From a region of the Haematobia irritans isolate KBUSLIRL chromosome 4, ASM5000362v1, whole genome shotgun sequence genome:
- the LOC142234821 gene encoding UPF0235 protein C15orf40 homolog — MLNICRFFRNSACIVMSKNKGKKFANESVSKPTQNEDPIQTDKTGNICIKILAKPGAKHNGVTDISSDGVGVQIAAPPSEGEANAELVKYLSKVLQLRKSDVSLDKGSRSRNKIIMVTKNVTTIETVKELLLREIES, encoded by the exons ATGCTTAATATATGCAGATTTTTTCGGAACTCTGCTTGTATTGTTATGTCTAAAAATAAGGGTAAAAAGTTTGCCAACGAATCGGTGTCTAAGCCCACGCAAAATGAGGATCCAATACAAACCGACAAAACTGGAAATATCTGCATAAAAATTCTCGCGAAACCGGGAGCGAAGCATAATGGAGTAACAGATATATCATCTGATGGAGTTGGTGTACAAAT AGCAGCACCTCCAAGTGAAGGAGAAGCGAATGCAGAGTTAGTGAAGTATCTATCAAAAGTTCTTCAGCTCAGAAAAAGTGATGTGTCATTGGATAAAGGTTCACGATCGCGTAACAAAATAATCATGGTCACTAAAAATGTAACAACGATAGAAACAGTTAAGGAGCTTTTACTTCGTGAAATTGAATCATAA